The region AGGGTATCAAAACTACCTGTAAATTTGCTGTAACGAGAACGGTATGCTAGTTGAGCAGTTCTAACATCCTTTAAACGTTGAATGGTAACGCCGTAACGCTTATCCTTTTCCTTTTCAAAACGAATAGGAGCCATTATGCTCTCATATACGAAATACGCTATAACTGCAATTAAAATCGCTAGAACGATTTGATAAACTGTTTTCATTTTGCAATAATTGGTTTAAGTTTGCCTGCAAATTTAATAACATATAATTAAATTCGAAGCTCAAAGTAAAATTTTATTTGCCCTAATGCTTAAAAATAAAATTCAAAGTGAGATACTCTCACATTTAAACTTTAATCCTACTCTGGGGCAAATGGTTGCTATAGACGGCTTGGCAAATTTTGTTGTAAATCCTAAACCCGATAGTTGTATTCTTCTTAAAGGCTATGCAGGTACTGGAAAAACATCAATTATTGCTGGCTATGTTAAAACTTTGGAAAAACTAAAAGTTAAATTCGAACTCTTAGCACCAACAGGACGTGCCGCCAAAGTACTTACCGAGTATTCTGGCACAAAAGCCCAGACAATCCATAAATGTATTTACAGACAGAAAAACATGAAGGAGGGTATGGGAAAGTTTGTGCTAAACTATAACAAGTTAACCAACGCAATTTTTATTGTTGATGAAGCCTCAATGCTATCGAACTTTTCCTTTGAGGATAGCGCTTTTGGTTCTGGAAAATTGTTATCGGATTTAATTGAGTTTATTCGACAGGGAAATAATTGTCGTTTAATACTGGTGGGCGATACAGCACAGCTTCCTCCCATAGGACTAGATATTAGTCCAGCGCTTAACTATTCTGAAATAGCCAATTTTAACCTAGATGTAAAGGAATTTTTCCTGAATGAAGTGGTTCGTCAACAATCCGATTCGGGTATACTTCATAACGCAACATTAATAAGAACAATCCTGGACTCAGGGATAATTGAAACCCCTAAATTTAATGTTAAAGGTTTCGATGATATTGAAAAAATTACTGGAGGAGAATTGCTCGAATATCTATCCGAAGAATATAACAAAAACGGACGCGAAGGGAATGTTGTAGTGTGTTACTCCAACAAAAGGGCTAATAGATATAATAATGGAATTAGGTCAAGAATCCTTTTTCATGAAGAAGAACTTTCTGTTGGTGATTACTTAATGGTTGCTAGAAACAGTTACTATTGGGTAGAAGATGTCCCCGAGGTGGGTTTTATTGCAAACGGAGATATTGTTGAAGTAACTAGGATTGGAAAACGATATGAAATGTATGGCTTTCAGTTTGCCGATATTACTATTAGACTACTTGATGACAACAAGCAATTAATTGATGTGCGAATAATACTCGATTCCTTGATGATGGATGGCCCATCGTTAGGTTCGGAGCATATGAAAAATCTATATCAGCAAATAGCAACCGACTACTCACATATCAAAAGCCATAAGGCAAGGTTGACTAAGATTAAGGAAGACCCCTTTTTTAATGCAATGCAGGTTAAATTTGCCTATGCTGTAACATGTCATAAAGCTCAAGGCGGTCAGTGGCCAAACATTTTCATAGACCAAGGATTTTTTAAGCCTGAGATGTTAACACGGGAATACCTCCGTTGGCTTTACACTGCAATAACCAGAGCCACCAACAAGGTTTACCTTGTTAATTTCGACGAATCATTCTTCTAGCAAATCATTTTATGCAATTCAAAAATCCATTAATTCACGGCTCCCTAATTAAACGCTACAAGCGTTTCCTTGCCGATATTAAACTCGATGATGGCTCAATAATTACAGCCCACTGCACCAATTCTGGCTCAATGAAAAGTTGCATTGAGGAAGGTGCCGAGGTTTACATCTCCGACAGCATGAACCCTGCCAGAAAAACACGCTATACCTGGGAGATGATTAAGATTAATGGCGATTGGGTTGGAATAAACACATTGAATCCTAATAAACTGGCAGTGGAAATTCTCAGGAATAATTTACTACCCCTGCTATCGGGCTATACAACAATCAAGCCTGAGGCAAAATATGGTGATAGCCGATTTGATGTTTACGCTGAGAATGATAAGGCGAAATGCTTTGTTGAGGTGAAGAATGTCACCCTGAAGGATGATATTTACGCCCGTTTTCCCGATGCTGTAACTGAACGTGGACAGAAACACCTTGAAACACTCATCAAGGCAAAATCCGAAGGATACAGAGCCGTTATGCTATACATTATCCAGCGTATGGATGTTGAAATTTTCACGCCAGCGTTTGATATTGACCATAAATATGCTAGTAAACTAAAAATAGCCACCAATAGTGGAGTTGAAATAATACCCTTACAGGTTAAAGTGTCGCCACTAGGCATTGAGCCTGTAAGGGTACTTAATTATCAACTGTAAAAGTTGATATATGGGCTAAAGAGTATCCCTAAAAAAATTTTCCTCCTTTATCTTTTCTAGAAAATGTTTAGCCAACCAAATATTACTACTCGATTTTGATTTTTCGGTTCCATCATCAACCTTTGCCAGATAATCCTTAAGATATTTAGTTGAAGTTGTATAGTCTTTAGCAGAGTAATACGATCTACCTATTTTAAAAATGAATTCATTTTCACTTTTAGAGTAATTCTGAGCTTTTTCATAGCATTCAATCGCCGAGCTATAATCTCTATTCTCAAAATTAATATCACCCTTTAAATCGTAAATAACTGCAACTAACGAACTATCGGGAGTAAGCATACGTTCAGTGTAATCAACAATCTTTAATGCCTGCTTCCTATCCCCAATCTGAAACAACGACGAAGAGTAAACAAAATTCATAAAACTATCGGAACTATCGCGCTCAAAAGCCTTCTCAAAATCAGGTATTGATTGATAGTATAATCCTGTGCTATACTTACTAATTCCAAGGTACTTCAGTGTAAAAAACGATGAATCGCCCATCTCGTAAATCTTATTAAAAATATCGTAGGATTGCTTATACTTTTTCTGATCGGCAAAAAGCTTTCCTTTTAATTTAAGTAAAGGAATATAAAGGGAATCAACCTCTAGCGCACTATCTGCTTCGGCCACGATATCTTCGGTTGGAAC is a window of Tenuifilaceae bacterium CYCD DNA encoding:
- the sfsA gene encoding sugar fermentation stimulation protein, whose amino-acid sequence is MQFKNPLIHGSLIKRYKRFLADIKLDDGSIITAHCTNSGSMKSCIEEGAEVYISDSMNPARKTRYTWEMIKINGDWVGINTLNPNKLAVEILRNNLLPLLSGYTTIKPEAKYGDSRFDVYAENDKAKCFVEVKNVTLKDDIYARFPDAVTERGQKHLETLIKAKSEGYRAVMLYIIQRMDVEIFTPAFDIDHKYASKLKIATNSGVEIIPLQVKVSPLGIEPVRVLNYQL
- a CDS encoding ATP-dependent endonuclease, which encodes MLKNKIQSEILSHLNFNPTLGQMVAIDGLANFVVNPKPDSCILLKGYAGTGKTSIIAGYVKTLEKLKVKFELLAPTGRAAKVLTEYSGTKAQTIHKCIYRQKNMKEGMGKFVLNYNKLTNAIFIVDEASMLSNFSFEDSAFGSGKLLSDLIEFIRQGNNCRLILVGDTAQLPPIGLDISPALNYSEIANFNLDVKEFFLNEVVRQQSDSGILHNATLIRTILDSGIIETPKFNVKGFDDIEKITGGELLEYLSEEYNKNGREGNVVVCYSNKRANRYNNGIRSRILFHEEELSVGDYLMVARNSYYWVEDVPEVGFIANGDIVEVTRIGKRYEMYGFQFADITIRLLDDNKQLIDVRIILDSLMMDGPSLGSEHMKNLYQQIATDYSHIKSHKARLTKIKEDPFFNAMQVKFAYAVTCHKAQGGQWPNIFIDQGFFKPEMLTREYLRWLYTAITRATNKVYLVNFDESFF